One genomic window of Deinococcus ruber includes the following:
- a CDS encoding carbohydrate ABC transporter permease, translated as MTAQAIPASSPPTTRQGFRFTPSVMMWPALLYLILTTQAPFFLTIYYSFFQRNLQLPMASYPFVGLDNYIGLFKDPQNLSVIWNTLVLTGGVLIITLVLGGLLAMLLNRPFMGRALVRTILISSFLIMPVVTAVVWKNLLLNYDYGFFSWLIKALGGSPVAWLTVHPMATVITMVSWEWTPFAMLILLTGLQSLPDDQIEAARLDGANPWQEFRHIVLPHWTQALEVVILLETLNVLQVYGEIAISTAGGPGVASTNLPYYISQKLLVEGNIGVGSAAGVVAVILTNLLAVFMLRLINRNTQVGGH; from the coding sequence ATGACGGCCCAAGCCATTCCCGCCAGTAGCCCGCCCACCACCCGGCAGGGCTTTCGCTTTACTCCCTCGGTCATGATGTGGCCCGCGCTGCTGTACCTGATCCTGACCACTCAGGCCCCATTTTTCCTGACGATCTATTACAGCTTCTTTCAGCGCAATTTGCAGTTACCCATGGCGAGTTATCCCTTCGTGGGCCTCGACAACTACATCGGCCTCTTCAAAGACCCTCAGAACCTGTCGGTGATCTGGAATACCCTGGTGCTGACGGGCGGCGTCCTCATCATCACGCTGGTGCTGGGCGGCCTGCTGGCGATGCTGCTCAATCGCCCGTTCATGGGCCGCGCCCTGGTCCGCACCATCCTGATCAGCAGCTTTCTGATCATGCCGGTGGTGACCGCCGTGGTCTGGAAAAATCTGCTGCTCAATTACGACTACGGCTTTTTCTCGTGGCTGATCAAGGCGCTGGGCGGCTCACCGGTGGCGTGGCTCACGGTGCACCCGATGGCGACTGTCATTACCATGGTCAGCTGGGAATGGACGCCGTTTGCCATGCTGATTCTGCTGACCGGCCTTCAGAGCCTGCCCGACGACCAGATCGAAGCGGCGCGGCTCGACGGCGCGAATCCCTGGCAGGAATTCCGGCATATCGTGCTGCCACACTGGACACAGGCGCTGGAAGTGGTGATTCTGCTGGAAACGCTGAACGTGCTTCAGGTGTACGGTGAAATTGCCATCAGTACGGCGGGTGGCCCCGGCGTCGCCTCGACCAATCTGCCGTATTACATCTCGCAGAAGCTGCTGGTCGAGGGCAATATCGGTGTCGGCAGCGCGGCGGGCGTCGTCGCGGTGATTCTGACGAATCTGCTGGCCGTTTTCATGCTGCGCTTGATCAACCGCAACACCCAGGTTGGAGGACACTGA
- a CDS encoding ABC transporter substrate-binding protein — protein sequence MKRFALLSALLVGTAAQAATITIATVNNPDMVTMQKLTPEFTKKYPDIQVKWVVLPENELRQKVTLDVASGAGSFDVATVGAYEVPIWAKNGWLNPLTPMFAKDAAIAKAYNLNDIIPGVRGALTVGGNLYAVPFYAESSMTFYNKDLFKKAGITMPVQPTWQQVQGFAAKINDPKNGVYGICLRGLPGWGENMAFFTTMVNTFGGRWYDNNWQAQLNSPAWKTALNFYVDMMKKSGPPGATSNGFTENLTLMSQGKCGMWVDATVAAGLLSDASSSKIVNSVGFANAPVGPGTTRGNHWYWSWNLAIPKSTKQADAAFKFLTWATSKEYIALVAKTKGNWAAVPPGTRTSTYTNAAYKKAAGAFSSLVQNAINSADVTKATKDAVPYTGIQYVAIPEFQALGTQVGQYVAGALSGQTTVDQALTQAQDAANKVAKDGKYQK from the coding sequence ATGAAACGATTTGCCCTGCTTTCCGCCCTTCTCGTCGGCACCGCCGCACAGGCCGCGACCATTACCATCGCCACCGTCAACAACCCCGACATGGTGACGATGCAGAAACTGACGCCCGAGTTCACCAAGAAGTACCCCGATATTCAGGTGAAATGGGTGGTGCTGCCCGAGAACGAGCTGCGTCAGAAGGTCACGCTCGACGTGGCGAGCGGTGCAGGCAGCTTCGACGTGGCGACGGTGGGCGCATACGAGGTGCCGATCTGGGCCAAGAACGGCTGGCTGAACCCGCTGACCCCGATGTTCGCCAAGGACGCGGCCATTGCCAAGGCCTACAACCTCAACGACATCATTCCTGGCGTTCGCGGCGCTCTGACGGTGGGCGGCAACCTGTACGCCGTGCCCTTCTACGCCGAGAGCAGCATGACCTTCTACAACAAAGACCTGTTCAAGAAGGCCGGGATCACCATGCCCGTGCAACCTACCTGGCAGCAGGTACAGGGCTTTGCCGCCAAGATCAACGATCCCAAGAACGGCGTGTACGGCATCTGTCTGCGCGGACTGCCGGGCTGGGGCGAGAACATGGCGTTCTTCACCACCATGGTCAACACCTTCGGCGGACGCTGGTACGACAACAACTGGCAGGCGCAGCTCAATAGCCCCGCCTGGAAGACCGCTCTGAACTTCTACGTCGACATGATGAAGAAGTCCGGCCCTCCCGGAGCCACCTCCAACGGCTTCACCGAGAACCTGACCCTGATGAGCCAGGGCAAGTGCGGAATGTGGGTCGATGCCACCGTCGCCGCCGGCCTTCTGAGCGACGCCAGCAGCAGCAAGATCGTCAACAGCGTCGGCTTTGCCAATGCGCCCGTTGGCCCCGGCACCACGCGTGGTAACCACTGGTACTGGAGCTGGAACCTGGCGATTCCCAAGAGCACCAAGCAGGCCGACGCCGCCTTCAAGTTCCTGACCTGGGCCACCAGCAAGGAGTACATTGCGCTGGTCGCCAAAACCAAGGGCAACTGGGCTGCCGTGCCCCCAGGCACCCGCACCAGCACCTACACCAACGCCGCCTACAAGAAGGCCGCCGGAGCGTTCAGCAGCCTGGTTCAGAACGCCATCAACAGCGCTGACGTCACCAAGGCCACCAAAGACGCGGTTCCTTACACCGGCATTCAGTACGTCGCCATCCCCGAATTCCAGGCGCTGGGCACCCAGGTCGGTCAGTACGTCGCCGGAGCACTCAGCGGTCAGACCACCGTCGATCAGGCGCTGACCCAGGCGCAGGACGCTGCCAACAAGGTCGCCAAGGACGGGAAGTACCAGAAGTAA
- a CDS encoding LacI family DNA-binding transcriptional regulator, which produces MTSITDVALLAGVSATTAKRAIKEPEKLHPDTLRRVQDAIAELHYEPDLRAGALRAGQSRTVGVMLGSIIEPFFAQLARTLSVELRRNGYNMLLTENEYQSEQELAELKLLYGQRIDALILRPGYGNKSRDYLARLHERGVFIAQIDYCSPGTPYPSVMLDNPGAVREGVRYLHSLGHRRIAATGKFDQQMHPEARSYTFPEAMAEVGLSAYPEYEQVMFLTEDNAYQYTLNVMRLPQPPTALFALTGASAAGCYRALQELNISVPGDVSLLTFDNYSWMGLVSPGITALEQPAADMARAAVQMTLAALSGEEYTHDVVFPAQLIVRGSCAAPRPDSVSMRPKGVQADEVRAEALTEG; this is translated from the coding sequence GTGACCAGCATTACCGACGTGGCCCTTCTGGCAGGCGTTTCGGCGACCACCGCCAAACGCGCCATCAAAGAGCCTGAGAAACTTCATCCAGACACGCTGCGGCGCGTTCAGGACGCCATTGCCGAGCTTCATTACGAACCCGACCTGCGGGCCGGAGCGCTGCGGGCCGGACAAAGCCGCACGGTGGGCGTGATGCTGGGATCGATCATCGAACCGTTTTTTGCCCAGCTGGCACGCACCCTGAGCGTCGAACTGCGGCGAAACGGTTACAACATGCTGCTGACCGAGAACGAATATCAGAGCGAGCAGGAACTCGCCGAGCTGAAACTGCTGTACGGTCAGCGCATCGACGCCCTGATTCTGCGCCCCGGCTACGGCAACAAGAGCCGCGACTATCTGGCGAGGCTGCACGAACGCGGCGTGTTTATCGCCCAGATCGATTACTGCTCACCGGGCACGCCGTATCCGTCTGTCATGCTCGACAATCCCGGCGCTGTGCGCGAGGGCGTGCGGTATCTGCATTCGCTGGGGCACCGCCGCATTGCCGCGACCGGCAAATTCGATCAGCAGATGCACCCGGAAGCGCGGTCGTACACCTTTCCGGAAGCGATGGCCGAGGTGGGCCTGAGCGCCTACCCCGAGTACGAGCAGGTGATGTTCCTGACCGAGGACAACGCGTACCAGTACACCCTGAACGTGATGCGTCTGCCGCAGCCGCCGACCGCCCTGTTTGCGCTGACGGGCGCGAGTGCGGCAGGGTGCTACCGCGCCCTTCAGGAACTGAATATCAGCGTGCCGGGCGACGTATCGCTGCTGACCTTCGACAACTACTCGTGGATGGGGCTGGTCAGTCCGGGCATTACTGCGCTGGAGCAACCCGCCGCCGACATGGCCCGCGCCGCCGTTCAGATGACGCTGGCAGCGCTCAGCGGCGAGGAATACACCCACGACGTCGTGTTTCCCGCACAGCTGATCGTGCGTGGAAGCTGCGCCGCCCCCCGCCCCGACTCGGTTTCCATGCGGCCCAAGGGCGTGCAGGCCGACGAAGTGCGGGCTGAAGCGCTGACCGAAGGCTGA